The following are from one region of the Roseobacter fucihabitans genome:
- a CDS encoding C45 family autoproteolytic acyltransferase/hydolase — MLWRAISEDMPGPKWSGLFAQYWPDYKRWWLKEGESTRPTYAESRRALKQHMPEIVPLYEELCELAGGGDLAARFLSFYCPPPYLAGCSQAIWPGKQPVMVRNYDYNPNAFDSLVLHTKWQGRQVMGTSDGLWGLVDGVNGAGLAISLTFGGRRVVGDGFGVPLILRYVLQTCTTAEEAGEVLARVPTHMSYNVTVLDKKRQYLTAMMAPDRPALITHAAVATNHQENVEWVSHARFTATVERERYLLQRLTLHRDPEEKFIGAFLRPPLYSTAFHAGFGTLYTAVYRPRKLEMELRWPGTVWPLSMKAFEEGSRQILIPGAA, encoded by the coding sequence ATGTTATGGCGCGCAATTAGTGAAGATATGCCCGGGCCGAAATGGTCCGGGCTTTTCGCGCAGTATTGGCCGGATTATAAGCGCTGGTGGCTCAAGGAGGGCGAAAGCACCCGCCCGACCTATGCTGAATCCCGCCGCGCTCTGAAACAGCATATGCCGGAAATCGTCCCGCTTTACGAAGAGCTGTGTGAATTGGCAGGCGGTGGCGATCTGGCCGCGCGGTTCCTGTCATTCTATTGCCCGCCCCCCTATCTGGCGGGGTGTTCACAGGCGATCTGGCCGGGAAAACAACCCGTGATGGTGCGCAATTATGACTATAACCCCAACGCTTTTGACAGTCTGGTTTTGCATACCAAATGGCAGGGCCGCCAGGTCATGGGTACATCGGACGGGCTCTGGGGGTTGGTGGACGGGGTCAATGGTGCGGGACTTGCGATTTCATTGACCTTTGGCGGGCGGCGCGTCGTCGGGGACGGTTTTGGCGTGCCGCTGATCCTGCGCTATGTGCTGCAAACCTGCACCACGGCTGAGGAAGCGGGCGAGGTGCTGGCCCGCGTGCCGACACATATGAGCTATAACGTGACCGTGTTGGATAAAAAACGGCAATATCTGACGGCGATGATGGCGCCCGACCGGCCCGCGTTAATCACCCATGCGGCCGTGGCGACGAACCATCAGGAAAACGTCGAATGGGTCAGCCACGCGCGTTTTACGGCTACTGTGGAACGGGAAAGATATCTGCTGCAAAGGCTCACCCTGCACCGCGACCCGGAGGAGAAATTCATCGGTGCGTTCCTGCGCCCGCCGCTCTATTCGACCGCTTTTCATGCGGGTTTCGGAACTCTTTATACAGCCGTTTATCGTCCACGAAAGCTGGAGATGGAATTGCGCTGGCCGGGAACGGTCTGGCCTTTGTCTATGAAAGCCTTTGAGGAAGGCAGCCGTCAGATTCTGATCCCCGGCGCCGCCTGA
- a CDS encoding biotin carboxylase produces the protein MPKWQNKPTERTDHMTTTVLKNISEIRRYFHRNEDPVYFISATNFNLLGLDEWVKNFKYICYIDCYGGKHPNVFCPSEQPHAEFQSIEDINNYLLQHKEVIDFIKRRGGKPKFVFLMFDAETERLSKELGADVWFPKAKLRTKMDNKIETVRIGNKAGVPSVPNVLAEVKSYDDLKKTCEKAGIGHDLVLQSAFGDSGHTTFFIKSEADFRRHEHEIIGEGEIKIMKRIDCRGSAIEACATKEGTIVGPLMTELVGFKELTPYRGGWCGNEILSTAFPPKVRQKARELTFKFGEQLRKEGYRGYFELDFLIDKKTGDLWLGELNPRITGASSMTNHAAFAHADAPLFLFHLLEFSKKKFALDTTELNDRWADPSMIDSWSQMVIKHTDDSVDICTEAPETGIYKMLEDGRVVYDRFDYHRRAVESENEAFFLRILQPGDYRYEGADIGILVTRGRSMTKSFQLNERAKKWIHGIKQTVTAKPLPTATAFADPAFKIL, from the coding sequence TTGCCCAAGTGGCAGAATAAACCAACAGAGAGGACAGATCACATGACCACGACGGTTCTGAAGAACATCTCGGAAATCCGGCGGTATTTTCACCGCAACGAGGACCCGGTCTATTTCATCTCAGCCACGAATTTCAACCTTCTGGGGTTGGACGAATGGGTGAAGAATTTCAAATATATCTGCTACATTGATTGCTACGGTGGCAAGCACCCCAACGTGTTTTGTCCGTCCGAGCAACCGCATGCGGAATTTCAGTCCATTGAGGACATCAACAACTATCTGCTCCAGCACAAGGAAGTCATCGACTTCATCAAGCGCCGGGGGGGCAAGCCGAAATTCGTGTTTCTGATGTTTGACGCTGAGACCGAGCGGCTGTCCAAGGAGTTGGGCGCGGACGTCTGGTTCCCCAAGGCCAAGCTGCGTACCAAGATGGACAACAAGATCGAAACCGTGCGCATCGGTAACAAGGCGGGTGTGCCCTCCGTGCCCAACGTTTTGGCCGAGGTCAAATCCTATGACGATCTGAAAAAGACCTGCGAGAAGGCCGGGATCGGGCATGATCTGGTGTTGCAATCGGCCTTTGGCGATTCTGGTCACACGACTTTCTTCATCAAATCCGAGGCCGATTTCCGCCGTCACGAACATGAGATTATCGGTGAAGGTGAGATCAAGATCATGAAGCGGATCGATTGCCGGGGCTCCGCGATTGAGGCCTGCGCGACCAAGGAAGGCACGATTGTCGGCCCGCTGATGACGGAACTGGTGGGGTTCAAGGAACTCACGCCTTACCGCGGAGGCTGGTGTGGCAATGAAATCCTCTCCACCGCGTTCCCGCCCAAGGTCCGCCAGAAAGCCCGCGAATTGACGTTCAAATTCGGGGAACAACTGCGCAAGGAAGGCTATCGCGGGTATTTCGAATTGGATTTCCTGATTGACAAGAAAACCGGTGATCTCTGGCTGGGAGAGTTGAACCCACGTATTACCGGGGCGTCGTCGATGACCAATCATGCGGCCTTTGCCCATGCGGACGCGCCGTTGTTCCTGTTCCACCTGCTAGAGTTCTCAAAGAAGAAATTCGCTCTGGACACGACCGAGTTGAATGACCGCTGGGCGGACCCGAGCATGATCGATAGTTGGTCGCAGATGGTGATCAAACACACGGACGACAGCGTTGACATCTGCACGGAGGCACCGGAAACCGGCATCTATAAAATGCTGGAAGACGGGCGGGTGGTCTATGATCGGTTCGATTATCACCGCCGCGCCGTTGAGTCCGAAAACGAGGCTTTCTTCCTGCGCATCCTGCAACCGGGGGATTATCGCTATGAGGGGGCCGACATCGGCATCCTGGTGACGCGCGGTCGTTCCATGACGAAAAGTTTCCAGTTGAATGAACGTGCGAAAAAGTGGATCCACGGCATCAAGCAAACCGTGACCGCCAAACCATTGCCAACGGCGACGGCATTCGCGGACCCGGCGTTCAAAATTCTGTAA
- a CDS encoding aminotransferase class I/II-fold pyridoxal phosphate-dependent enzyme, which produces MHAMNDYSSAIQLRSDRWSALREASAALTRDPKPKQLASLRKTIKELFASLAVIEPYWAFPGMSAFDHLRRQFDHGSFEDLAFAVGRVTRALTTGAYRRRHIPLERDSVDKDEQDDEAMLPPEARAMAKPYFEILIVDNVNEHQERWLRNNVTRMRRSEDPFIYEAVVVPSLEDALVAVLFNHNIQAIVVRPGLVLKSKMDQNMLARYLNRAGGQEEIDNMQPENYGPELCRLVAKVRPELDAYLVTERSVEEIAGLDLGICRRVFYNQEDFMELHLNIIRGVQARNKTPFFTALVEYSKQPTGVFHAMPISRGKSITRSHWIQDMGAFYGPNIFLAETSATSGGLDSLLEPHGPIKEAQELAARAFGSKQTFFATNGTSTCNKIVVQALVRPGDIVLVDRDCHKSHHYGMVLAGAQVCYLDSYPLNEYSMYGAVPLREIKHQLLKLKAEGKLDRVRMLLLTNCTFDGLVYNVERVMEECLAIKPDLIFLWDEAWFAFARFNPTYRQRTAMAAANNLRVKFRSDQHARLYEAQQSLLEGCDDEKLLDTRLIPPPNARVRAYGTQSTHKTLTSLRQGSMIHVNDQDFKGEVEQAFHEAYMTHTSTSPNYQIIASLDVGRRQVELEGYEFVQRQIEAAMSMRRAITTHPLLQKYFKVLTAGDMIPDHHRQSGVTSYYDAEQGWTDMWDCWEQDDFVLDATRVTLAVGGTGWDGDTFKTDILMDKYGIQINKTSRNTVLFMTNIGTTRSSVAYLIEVLVEIAKSIDERLDDASRMERLSFDRRVKALMQDLPPLPDFSRFHDAFRQCDVTGEGDIRSAFFLAYDEEKCDYLDINGSLGEALEAGEEVVSASFIIPYPPGFPILVPGQVVSKEILAFMLALDVSEIHGYRPDLGLRVFTKEALQTLVDAKPITKKLAQVAE; this is translated from the coding sequence ATGCATGCGATGAATGACTATTCTTCGGCGATACAATTACGCTCGGACCGGTGGAGCGCGTTGCGCGAAGCCTCCGCGGCGCTCACACGGGATCCAAAACCAAAACAGCTGGCCAGCTTGCGCAAGACGATCAAGGAACTCTTTGCCTCGCTTGCGGTGATCGAGCCTTATTGGGCGTTTCCGGGCATGTCGGCTTTCGATCATCTGCGTCGCCAGTTCGACCATGGATCTTTCGAGGATCTGGCTTTTGCGGTCGGGCGCGTCACCCGCGCGCTGACCACCGGCGCGTATCGGCGGCGTCACATCCCGTTGGAACGGGACAGCGTGGATAAAGACGAACAAGATGATGAGGCGATGTTGCCGCCCGAAGCGCGCGCGATGGCCAAGCCGTATTTCGAAATCCTGATCGTCGACAATGTCAACGAGCATCAGGAACGTTGGTTGCGCAACAACGTCACCCGGATGCGGCGCTCGGAAGATCCCTTTATCTACGAAGCCGTTGTCGTTCCGAGCCTTGAAGATGCGCTTGTGGCGGTACTGTTCAACCATAACATCCAGGCGATTGTGGTGCGTCCGGGTCTGGTCCTGAAATCCAAGATGGATCAGAATATGCTGGCGCGCTATCTCAACCGCGCCGGTGGGCAGGAAGAAATCGACAACATGCAGCCGGAAAATTATGGCCCGGAATTGTGCCGTCTGGTGGCCAAGGTGCGCCCCGAACTGGACGCCTATCTTGTGACGGAGCGTTCCGTCGAGGAAATCGCGGGCTTGGATCTGGGTATTTGTCGGCGGGTTTTCTACAATCAGGAAGACTTCATGGAGCTGCACCTCAATATCATCAGGGGGGTGCAGGCGCGCAATAAGACGCCGTTTTTCACCGCATTGGTGGAATATTCCAAACAGCCCACGGGTGTTTTCCACGCCATGCCGATCAGCCGCGGCAAATCGATCACGCGCAGTCACTGGATACAGGACATGGGTGCCTTTTATGGGCCCAATATCTTTCTGGCCGAAACCTCGGCAACCTCGGGCGGGCTGGACAGTTTGCTGGAACCGCATGGTCCGATCAAGGAGGCACAGGAGTTGGCGGCGCGGGCGTTTGGCTCCAAACAGACGTTCTTTGCCACCAACGGCACATCGACCTGCAACAAGATCGTGGTGCAGGCGCTGGTGCGACCGGGTGACATCGTTTTGGTGGATCGGGATTGCCACAAATCCCATCACTACGGGATGGTATTGGCCGGTGCGCAGGTCTGTTATCTCGACAGCTATCCGCTCAATGAATATTCGATGTATGGCGCGGTGCCGCTGCGTGAGATCAAACACCAGCTGCTCAAGCTCAAAGCCGAAGGCAAGCTGGACCGGGTGCGCATGCTGTTGCTGACAAATTGCACCTTTGATGGGCTGGTATACAACGTCGAGCGCGTGATGGAAGAATGTCTGGCGATCAAACCGGACCTGATCTTCCTGTGGGACGAGGCATGGTTTGCTTTTGCCCGCTTCAATCCAACGTACCGTCAACGCACGGCAATGGCGGCGGCCAATAATTTACGTGTAAAATTCCGCAGCGACCAGCATGCGCGTCTCTATGAGGCTCAGCAATCCTTGCTTGAGGGTTGTGATGACGAGAAGCTTCTGGACACGCGGTTAATTCCGCCCCCCAACGCGCGGGTCCGGGCCTACGGAACGCAATCGACGCATAAGACGCTGACCTCGCTGCGCCAGGGCTCGATGATCCACGTGAACGATCAGGATTTCAAAGGCGAAGTGGAGCAGGCGTTCCATGAAGCCTATATGACCCATACCTCGACCTCCCCAAACTACCAGATCATCGCATCGCTTGATGTGGGGCGCCGACAGGTCGAGCTTGAAGGGTATGAATTCGTACAGCGCCAGATTGAAGCCGCTATGTCCATGCGGCGTGCGATCACGACCCATCCATTGCTGCAAAAATACTTCAAGGTGCTGACAGCGGGCGATATGATCCCCGATCATCACCGTCAATCCGGTGTCACGAGTTACTATGACGCCGAACAGGGCTGGACCGATATGTGGGACTGCTGGGAGCAGGATGATTTCGTGCTCGATGCCACCCGCGTGACGCTCGCGGTCGGCGGAACCGGTTGGGATGGTGATACGTTCAAGACCGATATCCTGATGGATAAATACGGTATCCAGATCAATAAAACCTCGCGCAATACGGTGTTGTTCATGACCAACATTGGCACAACGCGCTCCTCGGTTGCCTATCTGATTGAGGTGTTGGTGGAGATTGCAAAATCCATCGACGAACGTCTGGATGACGCGAGCCGCATGGAGCGCCTGTCCTTTGATCGCCGCGTCAAAGCGCTGATGCAGGATTTGCCGCCGCTGCCGGATTTCAGCCGGTTCCACGATGCATTCCGTCAATGTGATGTGACCGGGGAGGGGGATATTCGCTCCGCCTTCTTCCTCGCCTATGACGAGGAGAAATGTGACTATCTCGATATCAACGGCTCGCTGGGGGAGGCGTTGGAGGCGGGCGAGGAGGTCGTTTCGGCCAGCTTCATCATCCCCTATCCCCCCGGCTTCCCGATCTTGGTGCCGGGACAGGTTGTGAGTAAAGAAATCCTGGCCTTCATGCTGGCGCTGGACGTCAGCGAAATCCACGGATACCGCCCTGACCTCGGGCTCAGGGTGTTCACAAAAGAAGCGCTTCAAACGCTCGTAGACGCGAAACCAATAACAAAAAAACTTGCCCAAGTGGCAGAATAA
- a CDS encoding carbon-nitrogen hydrolase family protein produces MSPFAIAGVQMYVNALQSNVEGMIQRLDVLMARFPWTQMVLFSELAPYGPLDRFAQAPQNEALDTFCAAARKHRVWLIPGSMFLRDPETGLIFNTSVVINPEGEIIRRYSKMFPFRPYETGIAAGTDFCVFDVPDVGRFGLSICYDIWFPETTRQLTAQGVEVLLHPVLTGTTDRDAEQAIARATAAQFQCYVFDVNGLGAGGVGKSLVVDPSAHVLHQSAGQEDMFPIEVDLSTVRRQRETGMKGLGQVLKSFRDRSVDFSVYDRESGTDAYLKTLGPLEIPQQGTRAGLHVDVPADTMHEAPAFKGTTLDTLSGTAHASTPLTTGIPEPTTQPHDAKTQGNEKQSSG; encoded by the coding sequence ATGAGTCCATTCGCAATCGCGGGCGTCCAGATGTATGTGAACGCCCTGCAATCCAATGTCGAGGGGATGATCCAGCGGCTTGACGTGCTGATGGCGCGATTCCCTTGGACGCAAATGGTGCTGTTCTCGGAACTGGCACCTTATGGCCCCCTGGACCGGTTTGCCCAAGCTCCCCAAAATGAGGCGCTCGATACGTTCTGTGCGGCGGCCCGCAAACATCGCGTCTGGTTGATACCGGGCTCCATGTTCCTGCGTGATCCGGAAACGGGTCTGATCTTCAACACCTCCGTGGTGATCAACCCGGAAGGTGAAATCATTCGGCGCTATTCCAAAATGTTCCCGTTTCGGCCCTATGAAACGGGCATTGCTGCGGGTACTGATTTCTGCGTGTTCGACGTGCCGGATGTCGGGCGTTTTGGGTTGTCGATTTGCTATGATATCTGGTTCCCCGAAACCACGCGGCAACTGACCGCGCAAGGGGTCGAGGTGTTGTTGCATCCGGTTTTGACGGGCACCACGGACCGCGACGCGGAACAGGCCATTGCACGCGCAACGGCGGCGCAATTCCAGTGCTACGTTTTCGATGTGAACGGCTTGGGCGCTGGCGGTGTGGGCAAGTCGCTTGTGGTGGATCCTTCCGCCCATGTCTTGCATCAATCCGCCGGACAGGAGGATATGTTCCCGATTGAAGTGGACCTTTCGACCGTGCGCCGCCAGCGCGAGACCGGCATGAAGGGTCTGGGTCAGGTGCTCAAGAGTTTCCGGGACCGGTCGGTTGATTTCTCAGTCTATGACAGAGAAAGTGGAACAGACGCCTATCTGAAGACGTTAGGCCCTTTGGAGATACCGCAACAAGGAACGCGCGCCGGGCTGCATGTGGATGTGCCCGCGGATACAATGCATGAGGCGCCCGCCTTCAAGGGAACCACTCTTGATACGCTGTCTGGTACGGCACATGCTTCGACACCACTTACGACCGGAATACCGGAACCGACGACGCAACCCCATGATGCAAAAACGCAGGGGAACGAAAAACAATCCAGCGGGTAA
- a CDS encoding FMN-binding glutamate synthase family protein, with protein sequence MPDLGSMMRFATFAGVIALSFLSLIAALIWTGWMMIPFVIFVGMSLLGLHDVRQPQHSILRNYPVLGHMRFLFEGIRPEIRQYLIESDQDEEPFSRDARSLVYQRAKGQEDKRPFGTRLRVYDAGYAWVTHSVVPIHIEDTDFRVKIGSDKCKKPYNASLYNISAMSFGSLSGNAIKALNTGAKLGGFAHDTGEGSVSRYHKEGGGDLIYQVASGYFGCRAADGSFDPDKFKETAALEQVKMIELKLSQGAKPGHGGMLPASKITPEIAEARGVPMGQDCVSPPAHSAFSTPIEMMQFLGRLRDLSGGKPVGFKLCIGHRREFMCMVKAMLETGIVPDFIVVDGTEGGTGAAPVEFANHIGMPMVEGLTFVHNTLRGAGIRDQVRIGAAGKVVSSFDIARALALGADWCNSARGFMFSIGCIQAQACHTNHCPVGVATQDPLRARALDVVSKSQRVARFHSNTLKALGEMTGAAGLSHPGDFMPQHLMLRMGDKKMAEGSEAYPYLPIGFLLTQKEDVGADYRNRWARADAHCFTPPTTEKRGAA encoded by the coding sequence ATGCCCGACCTTGGTTCCATGATGCGCTTTGCAACATTCGCGGGTGTCATCGCCCTCAGTTTTCTGTCTCTGATCGCGGCACTGATCTGGACGGGTTGGATGATGATTCCGTTCGTTATCTTTGTTGGCATGTCGTTGCTGGGTCTGCATGATGTGCGCCAGCCGCAACACTCGATCCTGCGCAATTATCCCGTTTTGGGGCATATGCGCTTTCTGTTTGAGGGTATTCGCCCCGAAATTCGGCAATACCTAATCGAATCCGATCAAGACGAAGAGCCATTTTCCCGTGATGCCAGAAGCCTCGTCTATCAACGCGCCAAAGGCCAGGAGGACAAGCGCCCCTTTGGCACACGGCTGCGGGTCTATGATGCCGGATATGCATGGGTCACCCATTCTGTCGTCCCGATTCACATAGAAGACACGGATTTCAGGGTCAAAATTGGGTCAGATAAGTGCAAAAAGCCCTACAATGCCTCGCTTTACAATATTTCCGCGATGAGTTTCGGCTCCCTTTCCGGCAATGCTATCAAGGCTTTAAACACGGGCGCCAAACTTGGTGGTTTTGCCCATGACACGGGCGAGGGTTCCGTCAGCCGGTATCACAAGGAAGGGGGCGGCGATCTGATTTACCAGGTCGCATCGGGCTATTTCGGCTGTCGCGCCGCCGATGGCAGCTTTGATCCGGATAAATTCAAAGAGACCGCCGCGCTTGAACAGGTCAAAATGATCGAGCTGAAATTGTCGCAGGGGGCGAAACCCGGCCATGGTGGGATGCTGCCAGCCTCAAAAATAACTCCCGAAATCGCCGAAGCGCGCGGCGTTCCGATGGGGCAGGACTGCGTTTCCCCACCGGCGCATTCTGCTTTCTCGACACCCATCGAAATGATGCAATTCCTTGGCAGGTTGCGCGATTTATCAGGCGGCAAACCGGTGGGGTTCAAACTATGCATCGGACACCGCCGCGAATTCATGTGTATGGTCAAGGCGATGCTGGAAACCGGGATCGTCCCGGATTTCATTGTCGTTGACGGGACTGAAGGCGGCACCGGAGCGGCCCCCGTTGAATTTGCCAACCATATCGGCATGCCGATGGTTGAGGGTTTGACCTTTGTTCACAACACCCTGCGCGGTGCGGGTATTCGCGATCAGGTCAGAATTGGCGCCGCCGGCAAAGTGGTGTCGTCTTTCGACATTGCCCGCGCGCTGGCGCTTGGCGCGGATTGGTGCAACTCTGCGCGCGGTTTTATGTTTTCAATCGGCTGCATTCAGGCACAGGCCTGCCATACCAACCACTGCCCCGTGGGCGTGGCAACACAGGATCCACTGCGCGCGCGCGCGCTTGATGTCGTATCGAAGAGCCAACGCGTCGCGCGATTTCATAGCAACACACTGAAAGCATTGGGGGAAATGACGGGAGCTGCAGGTCTGTCGCATCCAGGGGACTTCATGCCGCAGCACTTGATGTTACGCATGGGCGATAAAAAAATGGCCGAGGGCAGTGAGGCCTATCCCTATCTGCCAATTGGGTTTCTTTTGACCCAGAAAGAGGATGTCGGCGCTGATTACCGCAATCGCTGGGCGCGCGCTGATGCACATTGCTTTACACCACCAACGACCGAAAAAAGGGGTGCCGCTTGA
- the gabT gene encoding 4-aminobutyrate--2-oxoglutarate transaminase: MATSAKTPASKTGTRRPRKPRAVKTPKIAVVSTSPENQSNAALVARREAAVPRGVASAAPIFADYAENAELWDVEGKRYIDFAGGIAVLNTGHRHPAVIAAAKAQEDKFTHTSFQVVPYETYVTLAEKLNDLAPGDHDKKTLLVTTGAEAVENAVKIARAATGRPGVIAFSGGYHGRTLLTLGMTGKISPYKKDVGPFPSDIFRAPFPSVRDGITVEDALTGLKNLFLTDAQPERVAAIIIEPVLGEGGYVPVPFEMMRALRAICDEHGIMLIADEIQAGFGRTGTWFAIEHSGVVPDLITAAKSMAGGYPLAGVIGRADVMDAVIPGGLGGTYGGNPVACAAALAAIEAIENEGLLARSTQLGEHFRARFAEIGARTAPYRMWDIRGLGAMLAIEFVTDFDTANPDAALVKSICAHALKRGLILLGCGMHGNALRIMVPLTASDEIIDEGLAIFEAALADAIAQQPA, from the coding sequence ATGGCGACCAGCGCAAAAACCCCGGCCTCCAAAACCGGCACCAGGAGGCCCCGCAAGCCCCGGGCGGTCAAAACACCCAAAATCGCGGTTGTCTCGACGAGTCCCGAAAATCAAAGCAACGCAGCACTTGTGGCGCGGCGCGAAGCTGCTGTGCCGCGTGGTGTGGCTTCGGCGGCACCCATCTTTGCCGATTATGCGGAGAACGCGGAATTGTGGGATGTGGAAGGCAAGCGTTACATCGATTTTGCCGGTGGAATCGCGGTCTTGAACACCGGCCACCGTCATCCTGCGGTGATTGCTGCTGCCAAAGCGCAGGAAGACAAGTTTACGCATACATCTTTTCAGGTCGTTCCTTATGAGACCTATGTGACGTTGGCGGAAAAGCTGAATGATCTGGCACCGGGCGATCATGATAAAAAAACGCTCTTGGTCACAACCGGTGCAGAAGCCGTTGAAAACGCTGTTAAAATAGCGCGTGCGGCGACCGGACGTCCGGGCGTTATCGCCTTTAGCGGCGGCTATCACGGGCGCACGCTTCTGACGCTTGGCATGACCGGCAAGATCAGCCCCTACAAGAAGGACGTGGGACCGTTCCCGTCGGATATTTTCCGCGCGCCTTTCCCGTCCGTGCGCGATGGTATCACGGTCGAAGACGCCCTGACCGGTTTGAAAAATCTCTTCCTGACCGACGCGCAACCAGAGCGAGTTGCGGCAATCATCATCGAGCCGGTTCTGGGTGAGGGTGGTTACGTCCCGGTGCCATTCGAGATGATGCGCGCGCTGCGTGCGATCTGTGATGAACACGGTATCATGTTGATCGCCGATGAAATTCAGGCAGGCTTTGGTCGTACTGGAACTTGGTTTGCCATTGAGCATTCCGGCGTTGTGCCTGATCTGATCACCGCGGCCAAATCGATGGCCGGGGGGTATCCGCTTGCGGGTGTGATCGGACGCGCCGATGTCATGGATGCGGTCATCCCAGGTGGTTTGGGCGGCACATATGGCGGCAACCCTGTGGCTTGTGCAGCGGCACTTGCAGCGATCGAAGCGATTGAAAATGAAGGGCTACTTGCGCGATCCACGCAGCTTGGCGAGCACTTCCGTGCCCGATTTGCCGAGATTGGTGCGCGCACGGCACCCTACCGGATGTGGGATATTCGGGGTTTGGGCGCGATGTTGGCCATAGAGTTCGTGACCGATTTCGACACCGCAAATCCCGATGCTGCTTTGGTGAAATCGATCTGCGCACATGCACTGAAACGCGGGTTGATCCTGCTTGGATGCGGCATGCACGGCAACGCGCTGCGCATCATGGTGCCGCTGACGGCATCTGATGAGATCATTGACGAAGGTCTGGCGATTTTTGAGGCCGCTTTGGCGGATGCGATTGCGCAACAACCTGCCTGA
- a CDS encoding cupin domain-containing protein, whose amino-acid sequence MDIGKRLRTIRKKRGLSQRELAMRAGLTNGTISLIEQNKTSPSVASLKSLLDAIQVSMAEFFSTLEEPPRSKYFYIASEFTEIAPPEQSSGIAPLLSLRQLGNAQDHALQLLHEHYAPGADTGPELLSHEAEEAGIVIRGHIEITVDDEVEVLGPGDGYLFNSRLPHRFRNTGDVECEVISACTPPSF is encoded by the coding sequence TTGGACATCGGGAAACGACTTCGTACAATTCGCAAAAAGCGCGGGCTGTCCCAGCGCGAACTCGCCATGCGGGCCGGTTTGACCAATGGGACGATCTCGCTGATTGAACAGAATAAGACCAGCCCTTCCGTTGCCTCCCTAAAAAGCCTGTTGGATGCAATCCAGGTGTCGATGGCTGAATTTTTTTCGACGCTGGAAGAGCCACCGCGCAGCAAGTATTTCTATATCGCGTCGGAATTCACTGAGATCGCACCGCCTGAGCAATCAAGTGGTATTGCGCCTCTTTTGTCACTGCGCCAGCTTGGCAACGCGCAGGATCATGCCTTGCAACTGTTGCATGAACACTACGCTCCGGGTGCCGATACGGGTCCGGAACTGCTGAGCCATGAAGCAGAAGAGGCCGGTATTGTGATTCGCGGTCATATCGAGATAACGGTTGATGATGAGGTCGAGGTCCTGGGCCCCGGAGATGGCTATCTGTTCAACAGCCGTCTGCCGCATCGCTTTCGAAATACCGGCGACGTGGAATGTGAGGTGATCAGCGCCTGCACACCTCCCAGTTTCTGA